Proteins encoded by one window of Manihot esculenta cultivar AM560-2 chromosome 10, M.esculenta_v8, whole genome shotgun sequence:
- the LOC110624622 gene encoding uncharacterized protein LOC110624622 → MGLESLPSLQNLQLLVPHSPPSCRKPLCPRSYSLSSFRSLSSPSFTYSLGRSSLFGSCGNLRTSGLKRSCSADSYEFFDDESANQIDDDFSKKFDVTDEKDDENNNDAASSAVSEISKASTCKDGKKIREKTDSSMSSLPSKLESLEPNFLGIKPEPPEWPERDEIVKMSIVRKANSVEIPLSLRMIGRKQKWQEGFVDAGDFAYCSVKKAFSSMVFIIRELQNYALSIRGRLYSEDLQAVVNKFQKEMNASFVWLFQQVFSRTPNLMVYVMLLLANFTVHSMVGNMNTSPSRRLYHKLIATQGVNLEQISEELSTSLPGYEEMIEKEEMELWNLVVEEAEIMREESRYAVLDQEIMKHLVSSISVEIEPEDYVEFHRTDLLYQMGVAEDPNNHLLLSNYAQFLCVVRHDYDRAEECFKRAIMSGPPDAETFSQYADFLWLVKKDLWSAEEVYQQAMEAAPNSHYYASKYAHFLWRTGGEGTCFPLDSYYNKVM, encoded by the exons ATGGGATTAGAGAGTCTTCCAAGCCTGCAAAATTTACAACTTCTGGTTCCTCATTCGCCACCTTCTTGTCGGAAACCTTTGTGTCCGAGATCATATTCTCTGTCCTCATTTCGTAGCCTGAGCAGTCCCTCTTTCACCTATTCATTAGGTCGTTCATCGCTTTTTGGTTCATGTGGTAATCTTAGAACTTCTGGTTTAAAACGATCTTGCAGTGCTGATTCTTATGAGTTTTTCGATGATGAATCTGCCAATCAGATTGATGATGATTTCTCAAAAAAGTTTGATGTTACAGATGAAAAAGATGACGAGAATAATAATGATGCTGCTTCTTCAGCAGTTTCAGAGATTTCTAAAGCTTCAACATGCAAGGATGGCAAGAAGATCAGGGAAAAAACTGATTCTTCAATGTCGTCTTTGCCTTCAAAGCTTGAATCTCTTGAGCCTAATTTTCTTGGAATCAAACCAGAGCCACCGGAATGGCCAGAGAGAGATGAGATTGTAAAGATGAGCATTGTTCGTAAAGCAAACAGTGTTGAAATCCCTTTATCATTGAGAATGATTGGCAGGAAACAAAAATGGCAAGAGGGTTTTGTAGATGCAGGTGATTTTGCATACTGTTCTGTGAAAAAAGCATTTTCTTCAATGGTGTTCATAATTCGAGAGCTTCAAAATTATGCTTTATCTATAAGAGGAAGACTCTACAGTGAAGATTTACAAGCCGTTGTTAATAAGTTTCAGAAAGAAATGAATGCTTCATTTGTGTGGCTCTTTCAACAAGTATTCTCTCGAACTCCAAATCTCATGGTGTATGTGATGCTTCTTTTAGCTAATTTTACAGTTCATTCAATGGTTGGAAATATGAACACTTCACCATCTCGAAGATTATATCATAAGTTGATAGCTACACAGGGAGTGAATTTAGAACAAATCAGTGAAGAGTTATCAACTTCATTGCCTGGATATGAAGAAATGATTGAGAAAGAAGAGATGGAGCTGTGGAACTTAGTGGTTGAAGAAGCTGAAATCATGAGAGAAGAATCAAGATATGCTGTTCTTGATCAAGAGATAATGAAACATCTTGTTTCATCCATATCCGTGGAGATTGAACCAGAGGATTATGTTGAGTTTCATAGAACAGATCTTCTTTATCAGATGGGTGTAGCTGAAGATCCAAATAACCATCTTCTTCTCTCTAATTATGCTCAGTTCCTCTGCGTCGTTCGCCATGACTATGACAG GGCCGAGGAGTGCTTCAAGCGAGCGATAATGTCCGGACCGCCAGACGCAGAAACCTTCAGTCAATATGCAGATTTCTTGTGGTTAGTAAAGAAGGATTTGTGGAGTGCAGAAGAAGTATATCAGCAAGCAATGGAAGCAGCACCCAACAGCCATTATTATGCTTCAAAATATGCTCATTTCCTTTGGAGAACAGGAGGAGAAGGCACTTGTTTTCCTCTTGATAGTTATTACAATAAggttatgtaa
- the LOC110624946 gene encoding glycosylinositol phosphorylceramide mannosyl transferase 1, whose protein sequence is MRGSLLTNRRGLQRFRQLAITAAGSIKIKLLLCCCIVFTLLALAGRAPDFMRWTKHGVYADQFSVPGKGYAILINTWKRYDLLKQSISHYSSCAGLDSIHIVWSEPNPPSESLVKYLNHVLQSKSKGAKQAELKFDINKEDSLNNRFKEIKDLRTDAVFSIDDDVIFPCSSVEFAFNVWQSAPDTMVGFVPRAHWFDRLEGKKDYFTYGGWWSVWWTGTYSMVLSKAAFFHKKYLTLYTNEMPASIREYITKNRNCEDIAMSFLIANATGAPPIWVKGKIFEIGSTGISSLGGHSERRTTCINRFVAEYGRMPLVYASVKAVDSRRTWFW, encoded by the exons ATGAGAGGAAGCCTTTTGACTAACCGTCGCGGGTTGCAGAGATTTCGGCAACTCGCAATTACTGCCGCTGGATCTATTAAGATCAAGCTCTTACTCTGCTGTTGCATAGTTTTTACGCTGCTTGCGCTTGCTGGACGCGCACCGGATTTCATGAGATGGACCAAACACGGTGTTTATGCTGATCAATTCTCTGTTCCAGG GAAAGGTTATGCTATATTAATCAACACATGGAAGAGATATGATCTGTTGAAGCAGTCAATTTCCCACTATTCATCTTGTGCTGGGCTTGATTCTATACATATTGTGTGGAGTGAGCCCAATCCTCCTTCAGAATCTCTTGTTAAGTATCTAAATCATGTTCTACAATCAAAGTCCAAAGGTGCTAAGCAGGCTGAATTGAAATTTGATATCAACAAAGAAGATAGTTTGAATAATAGATTCAAAGAAATTAAGGATTTGAGGACCGATGCTGTTTTCTCAATTGATGATGATGTTATATTTCCTTGCTCTTCGGTGGAATTTGCTTTCAATGTTTGGCAGAGTGCCCCAGATACGATGGTGGGCTTTGTGCCCCGTGCGCATTGGTTTGATCGATTG GAAGGTAAAAAAGATTATTTCACATATGGCGGATGGTGGTCTGTTTGGTGGACGGGTACATATAGCATGGTACTCTCTAAGGCAGCCTTTTTTCACAAAAAGTATCTCACCTTATATACAAATGAGATGCCAGCATCTATCAGAGAATACATAACCAAGAACAG GAATTGTGAAGATATTGCAATGTCCTTTCTCATTGCAAATGCAACTGGAGCTCCACCTATCTGGGTGAAAG GCAAGATATTTGAGATTGGATCTACTGGAATTAGTAGCTTGGGAGGTCATAGTGAAAGAAGAACTACATGCATTAACAGATTTGTGGCGGAGTATGGACGAATGCCTCTGGTATATGCATCTGTTAAAGCGGTTGATAGCCGCCGCACCTGGTTTTGGTGA